Proteins co-encoded in one Bremerella sp. TYQ1 genomic window:
- a CDS encoding tyrosine-type recombinase/integrase yields the protein MAKANKGRKRRSRGRAWYWRQTDSWYFTPPGTKRRVRLVDERGNPVRGQSSIDQAELALARVKAAGDWRPEVKSAEESDWIVAKVCSIYIENCEKRSRAGEISVEYEKEVRRFLQDLCTYCGAMPLRDLRKAHVLHWVETHSTWKSSATRRFAIEAVMAAFNHAQNFYSVPNPLRGLTKPAQCPRLHSFSAEDELALYDATDEPFREFLFAAIHTGLRPFSELALMTGNDVIESDRGMMWRVYASKTKKTRVIPIRKEVAELTRSILSRDNSGTDGVIFRNSQGDPWKKVTGGTRFRNLRQKLGWIEDSKRENYSCYTCRHTFAHRMLAGYWTDGVGCSIEVLAELMGDTPKVAFDHYGKEWGQHFQDPLWAAIGVD from the coding sequence ATGGCTAAGGCAAACAAAGGACGTAAGCGTCGTTCTCGCGGGCGTGCCTGGTACTGGCGTCAGACCGATTCTTGGTACTTTACGCCACCGGGAACGAAGCGACGGGTCCGGCTCGTGGATGAGAGGGGCAATCCGGTCCGCGGCCAGAGTAGCATTGATCAGGCGGAACTGGCCTTGGCACGTGTTAAGGCTGCGGGAGATTGGCGTCCTGAAGTGAAGTCGGCCGAGGAAAGCGACTGGATCGTAGCAAAAGTGTGTTCCATCTACATTGAGAACTGTGAGAAGCGATCGAGAGCCGGAGAGATTAGCGTCGAGTATGAGAAGGAAGTGCGACGTTTCTTGCAGGACCTCTGTACGTATTGCGGTGCAATGCCACTTCGTGACCTACGCAAGGCACATGTTCTGCATTGGGTGGAAACGCATTCCACGTGGAAGTCTTCGGCAACTCGTCGTTTCGCCATCGAAGCAGTTATGGCCGCGTTCAACCACGCTCAAAATTTTTATTCAGTTCCCAATCCGCTTCGCGGCTTAACCAAGCCTGCACAGTGTCCTCGGCTACATTCCTTTAGTGCCGAGGATGAACTGGCACTTTACGACGCGACTGACGAACCTTTTCGCGAGTTTCTGTTCGCGGCAATCCATACTGGCCTGCGGCCATTCTCGGAACTAGCTCTGATGACGGGTAACGATGTCATCGAGAGCGACCGCGGCATGATGTGGAGGGTTTATGCTTCTAAAACCAAGAAGACACGCGTGATTCCGATCCGAAAGGAGGTTGCCGAGTTAACACGAAGCATCCTTTCCAGGGACAATTCTGGGACGGACGGTGTGATTTTCCGGAACTCACAAGGTGATCCGTGGAAGAAGGTCACTGGGGGCACTCGATTTCGGAATCTCCGCCAGAAGCTCGGATGGATTGAGGATTCGAAACGGGAAAACTACTCGTGTTACACGTGCAGGCACACATTCGCTCACCGAATGCTGGCTGGCTATTGGACGGACGGCGTCGGCTGTTCGATCGAGGTGCTTGCAGAATTGATGGGAGATACACCCAAAGTTGCCTTCGACCACTACGGAAAGGAGTGGGGACAGCATTTTCAGGATCCACTCTGGGCGGCGATTGGAGTGGATTAA
- a CDS encoding site-specific integrase encodes MARKTKQRRQSHGSAWHWKQTDCWYYTLPGTKKRVALFDEQGERIRGKDNKEAAEISLAREKLAWDSESNEGPVLGQPWLVARVCSNYLVYTERSQNDGSVSEGYHRNATQWLNDLCSYCGALPVSQLKRGHILEWVDQHETWKSPATRRCIIAVVMAAFNRVEETHGIVNPIKGIKLPKAEPRLTSFSPEDEKAIYKATEPCFGNFLFAAIHTGLRPFSELAQLKAEDVEETPRGMMWRVYASKTKKTRKIPVRPEVAELTRQLMKSAPRGSGLPVYRNTLGKPWKGATGVVRFIDLREKLGWNDDPLRKKYSCYTSRHTFAHRMLSGFWNNGAGCTIETLAELMGDTPKVAYDHYGKEWGKHYQDPLWKAIGESTPAAGKQAKSPPAKRKKSTASSAIETKPKRTKASSSRNKRHG; translated from the coding sequence ACGCTTCCAGGGACGAAGAAGCGTGTCGCCCTGTTTGATGAACAAGGAGAGAGGATTCGGGGAAAGGATAACAAGGAGGCAGCTGAGATCTCGTTGGCACGGGAGAAGCTGGCCTGGGATAGTGAATCGAATGAAGGCCCTGTCCTGGGACAGCCTTGGTTAGTTGCTCGCGTTTGTTCGAACTACTTGGTGTATACGGAACGAAGCCAGAACGATGGTTCCGTCAGTGAGGGATATCATCGGAATGCGACTCAGTGGCTCAACGATCTTTGCAGCTACTGCGGTGCACTGCCTGTTAGCCAACTCAAACGGGGCCATATTCTGGAATGGGTTGATCAGCACGAGACATGGAAGAGTCCCGCAACGCGTCGCTGTATCATTGCTGTCGTCATGGCTGCCTTCAATCGTGTTGAAGAGACGCACGGTATCGTTAACCCGATTAAGGGAATCAAGCTTCCCAAGGCAGAACCTCGGCTTACGTCATTCTCTCCGGAAGATGAGAAGGCAATTTACAAGGCCACGGAACCTTGCTTTGGCAATTTCCTCTTTGCCGCGATTCACACAGGGCTTCGTCCCTTTAGTGAGCTCGCGCAACTCAAAGCGGAAGACGTCGAAGAGACTCCACGAGGAATGATGTGGCGCGTCTACGCGAGCAAAACCAAAAAGACTCGCAAGATTCCCGTACGACCCGAAGTGGCTGAACTAACTCGCCAACTGATGAAGTCAGCTCCACGAGGATCTGGCTTGCCTGTCTATCGAAATACATTGGGAAAGCCTTGGAAGGGTGCGACGGGAGTCGTTCGTTTTATCGACTTGAGAGAGAAGCTCGGCTGGAATGACGATCCGCTCAGGAAGAAGTATTCGTGTTATACGTCGCGCCATACTTTTGCTCATCGGATGTTATCGGGCTTTTGGAATAACGGAGCCGGATGCACGATTGAAACCTTAGCGGAGTTGATGGGAGACACGCCCAAGGTGGCTTACGATCATTACGGCAAGGAGTGGGGAAAGCATTATCAGGATCCTCTTTGGAAGGCCATCGGAGAATCGACGCCAGCAGCCGGTAAACAGGCAAAGTCTCCTCCTGCGAAGCGAAAGAAGAGCACCGCGTCGTCCGCAATAGAGACAAAACCGAAACGAACCAAGGCATCTTCCAGCAGGAACAAGCGTCATGGCTAA
- a CDS encoding helix-turn-helix domain-containing protein has product MSDELLTSHEAAKRLGLSVASLYEWLARSDSGEFILRGTPFTINYFQGGSRGQGRIQIEASEIERIKEAMRVRPKATPKRRQTIQPMHFPGITVPLGKPDNA; this is encoded by the coding sequence ATGTCCGACGAACTGCTAACAAGCCACGAAGCCGCTAAAAGACTGGGACTGTCTGTAGCCAGCCTCTATGAATGGCTGGCGCGTTCGGACAGCGGAGAATTTATCCTACGGGGAACCCCTTTTACCATCAACTACTTCCAGGGGGGATCACGCGGCCAGGGTCGAATCCAGATCGAAGCTTCCGAAATCGAACGTATTAAAGAGGCTATGCGAGTCCGGCCCAAAGCGACCCCGAAACGTCGACAGACCATTCAACCCATGCATTTTCCCGGCATCACGGTTCCCTTGGGAAAACCTGATAACGCTTGA